In Paenibacillus durus, the DNA window TAAACCCGGTTAACTGGGTAACTGTGGCAGCCTGCCAGGTTCCAATATCTTGACTGATCCGGGAATTGGCCACTCCCTGCAGCGTAATACACGCCCCGCCCAACAATGCAAAGAACAGCCCTCTCATTTCTTAACCTCTCCTCTGATGTTAGCTCTGATCCTAATTAAATGATATCTGAGATTTTTTGGGAAGGACATATGTCCTAAAAGTAAAAAGAAACGGCTCCGCCGTTCTCATGGGAAGAAGGCAGTCGTTTCTCACAGAAATAATAAGCCATTAATAAGCGTAAAACGATCCCGTCATATCACTGCGTCAAGTTCATCGTCTGAAGGCTGCTTGTGCGGGTTGAATACTTCCACATAAACCCGGGTCGGGATGCAGATAATTTGCTGATAAGGCTTGGAGATGAACCCCATATCCAGCGCGATCCGTTTTGGAGCATCGGAATAAGTCATTTGAATCCCGTAATCGAAGGCTTTGAGCGTATTATGGCCAAATTCCGTCTGGATGTCGATAATTTGCACTTCTTTGGTTAATGCCACGTTCTTGTAAAGCTTCCCGTTCACCGTAATCCGAGCCATCAGCTCTCCCGGTTTGTAGGCGCTGTGGTCCATGTGGAGCCATTTGATTCCGTAAATGGAACCGGCAATTAGCAGTCCCAGCAATATGATGTACAGATCTCCGCGTTTCATAATAATGGATATCCCTCGCCCTTTTTAAAATGCAGCGGTTAGATCGAAAAGCTCGTTTTCTTCAGTTCTTCCGTGCTGAACAGAATGTCGTAATCCTTGATGCCTTCCTGCTGTACAAAATGCTCCGCAACTTTCCGGACAGATGCTTCGTCTGATCCGTGAATCATGGCGTACAGATTATACGGCCAATCATGATGCTCCCGGCGTTTGTAGCAGTGGCTGACTTCCGCATAACCGGCCAGCCTTTTCCCTGCCCCGGGTATTTGCTCCTCAGGAAGTACGCTGACGAACAGGCCATTGGCTGAAAAGCCGGCTTCCCTATGCTTCAGAACGGCTCCGATTCGTCTGAGCGCTCCTCCTGCCTGCAGCGTCTGCAAACGCAGAAACAACTCCTCCAAGCTGCATCCTGTCTTATAAGCAATCTCGGTATACGGTTCGGGCGACAACGGAAGATCTCCCTGCAGTTCGCGGATCAGCTGCACATCCATAATCTCTATTTTACAATGCTCCTGTTTGAAGGTTGTGCCTCCATTTAGGTTCGGACCTGGTGCAATGGTTGATACGGCAGCCTTTTCTTCCATATTCAAAAAGACCTTCAGCTTGAATATCTGCTCGGAGGGAAACTCGTAGAGGCGCGGCCCGCCCGCCGCTTCTGAGATTGCTTCAAGAATGGCTCCCCGTTCCTCCTCGGTTCGGGAAGTCAGCGTAAACCACATATTGAGCCGGCTGCGCCGGCGGTAGTTATGAGTAACGCCTTTGAAGCTGTTGACAACGGCAGCCGTCTGATAAAAAAGCTCTTCCCGTACTGTCATCGCATACAGACAGCCTCTAAATCCAAGCCCCGCCGGATTAAATACCCCGCCGATCCGCCGGATGAATCCCTCTTTCTTCAACCTTTCCAGCCTTAGCAGCACATCTTCCTGCTGTAATCCCAGTTCCTCCGCAATAGTCTTCCAAGGGTGTCTGACCAGAGGAAGCTCGATCTGCACCCGATTCAGCAGCTTCCGGTCCTTCGCATCCAGTTCCACTGTTTCCACCTCCCCGGCCTACAGCACCGCCGATCTTTTGTAACACCACGGCTCTTCAGCCATGAAATTGCCGCCGCTGTAATAGTACGATCTCGCCCGGCAGCCGCCGCAAATACCGACATCCGGACAGGAGCCGCATTCTCCTTCATATTTCTCAAAGTTCCTTAAATCCCGGAATACCGGATTGTCCCTCCATATTTCATCAAAAGGCTGCTCGCGAACATTCCCCACCTTGACCGGCAGGTACGGGCAAATATGCACCTCGCCATTCGGCAGTACCGAACAATAGGCAACCCCGGCGAGACAGCCCCGCGTGTACCGCATTTCAAGCCCCATGCTCTTGGCAAGCGGCATGAACTGGGGAGCGCATGTCGGCTTGATTTCAAGCGAGGTTGATTTCTGTTTGGACAGTACACTGCGCAGAACCGAATAATACCGTTCCCGCTTCAAGCCGTCCTCTTCAATATTGACGGCTCGTCCGGTTGGAACAAGAAAGAACGGGTGCAGAGAGGAAACCTTCAGCTCCTCCGCAAGCTGAGCCACCTGCTCGAAATCATCCATATTGCCCTCGGTCAGCGTCATGTTAATTTGCACTCTCAGCCCGGCTTCGCGGGCATAACGAATGCCCTCCAATGCTTGCTGCCAGCCTTCCGGCGCATTCCTGAACCGGTTATGATACTCCGGCGTGGCGCTGTCTATGCTGATCGCGATGCCCCCAAGCCCCGCTTCCTTGAGCTCGGCAGCTTTGGCGGCGGTCAGAAGTGTGCCATTGCTGCCAAGTGCGGGACGAAGGCCGATGGATGAGGCATATGCGATCAATTCGCAAAGATCTTCGCGGATCAAGGGCTCGCCGCCGCTGAAGATGAGAAGCCTGAATCCGGCCTGCTTGATCTGATCAATGAGCCGGGTGCCTTCTTCTGTGGTCAGCTGGTCTTCTACGGGAGATTCCGGTCCAGAGTCGCGATAACAGTGTTCGCAGTATAAGTTGCACTTCTTGGTCACATTCCAGGAAACGAGCATGCGTAATCAGCCTTCCTTTGCCGTGTTATACGATTCCAATTTCGCGGTCGCTTAAATAACAGGATGGGTCCTCCGCCCAGAAATCACCGCTTACCGAAGCCCGGGCGCGGAAATTTCCGTTACAGACGTCCAGCCATTTGCATTCACTACAGCGTCCTTTCAGCAGCGGTTTGCGGTCGCGCAGGCCCGCCATTAGCGGATGAGCGGCGTCGCGCCAGATCTCGCTGAATTTCTGCTTGCGGATATTGCCGATTTCGATATCTCTGGTGAACTGATCGGGATAGACATTGCCGTGCCAATCGACACACCCGATGGCAATTCCGGAACGGTTGCCGCCGTTTCTCCGAAGCAGTCCAAGCAGTTCATCCGCACGCTCAGGGTCGTGTTCCTTCATCCACTGGTATAAGTAAACTCCATCCGCATGGTTATCTACGGTAAGCAGCTCAACCTGTTTGCCTTTACCATGCAGGTCTATCGTCTTGGCCATAATCCGTTCAAGAGCATGCCGGGACTGTTCATGGGTAACATCCTCCTGCTGCAGGGCGCTCCCGCGGCCGGAATAGACGAGATGGTAGAAGCAGGCCCGTGGAATATTTTCCCGCTCGATCAAATCAAGGACTCCATCCAGATCTTCGTATGTATGTCTGCTGATGGTGAACCGGACTCCTACCTTCTGGCCGATGGATAAGCAGTTGCGGATACCTTGAAGCGCCTGCTCGAAGGAACCCTTTCGTCCGCGAAACTCATCATGGCGCTCTTCCAGCCCATCCAGGCTTACACCGACATATTTAATTCCTGCTTCTTTTAACAGTTTCGCCTTGTCGTTGGTTATTAGAGTGCCGTTGGTCGATATTACCGGCCGCAGCCCTTTGCTTGACGCATAAGAGATCAACTCAAAAATATCTTTACGGATCAGTGGCTCTCCCCCGGAAAAAAGCAGGACAGGAACCTGGAATGCGGCCAGGTCGTCAATAAACGCCTTCGCTTCCTCTGTCGACATTTCATCGGGATCATGGGCAGGACAGGCATTTGCATAACAATGTTTGCAGGTCAGGTTGCATGCCCGTGTCGAATTCCATACGACGACAGGTCCTCTGCCCGCGGAAACGCCATGCGGTTTGTGCCCCGGCTTAACGGTATAACGAAGGTCATCGCCTTCTCCCTTCATACCGGTAAGCAGTTTCGTTACATTAATCATTTCCGCTCCCTCGTTTCTCCAAATTTAGATACAATCTTTTTTATCGTACTATAGCTTGGGAGAATAAGAATATGCGCTTTTATCTTGCTCTTATGGCGTATTCATGCTAAAGCCTGCAAAAAGAAAAACCCGCAATAGCTGCGGGTTTCAAAAAGGGCATGGCGTTATGATTTTTTCCTACCGTTAGCCAGTTCTATAATCATAACGACAAGAACGAGCAATGAAATGAGCTGGTCCAGACTCATTACGTCCGCCTCCATTCCTCAGCAAGGATGGCTGTTCGGACGGTTTTCCTCTCCCAAGGACAATTGCCGCGCTCCCCCAAAACATAATATGAGGCAGCGTCAGCGGATATGCGGATTGTAAGAGCTCTGGCAGCGGGCTTTGCCGGTTACCTTTTTAAAAAAGCAAATCCTGCGAGTAATTATCTCCTTCCAGCATGTCGTACTCCACTAAACGGTAATCATCCAACAGCTCCTGCTGCTCCGCGTTCAATCCGGTGACAACGCCGGAGGGCCCGATCAGTACACTTTTGCTTAAGCCGGGAAGCTCCGATTTCACCTTGTCCAGCAGCTTGTAGTAAGCCGGCATCTTTTGCCCCGTCAGTTCAAATACAGTCGGCCCGAGAAATGCGGGACTGAGCGTACCCAACGGCTGCTTGCCGATATCGAAATTGGCCATATAGAGCAGCTTCGTCTCATGCTTCAGTCTGGGATTCGTATCCCAGCCCGCCTGCGTATAGATGTCCCCAGAGAGCGCTGGAAGATGGTCGCCCCAAAATACGGCAACCGTAGGCCGCTTCAACGACTTTAGCTCCTTGGCAAGATAGGCGAGCGCCTCGTCGGTCAGCTTCGCATCCTGGACGTACGTCTCAAGCTCGTCCTTCCGTTCCGGCTTCACGCCGCTAACCGTTATCGTATTCGGCCCGTTATTGCCTTTGACAAACGGAAAATGATTCTGCATCGTAACCAGATGCAGGAACGTCGGCTGATCGGAGCTGTCCAACTCGCGCACCGCTTCCTTAACAGCGGCCATATCCGAGATATATCCGTCCGGTGTGATGCGCTCGGCATTTGCCATTTGATCCTGGCTTGTAAACCGGTCAAACCCGAGAACAGGGTACACTTTGTTCCGGTTATAGAATGTCTCATCGAACGGATGAAGCGCGAGCGCCCGGTATCCCCGATCTTTGAGGATGCTGACGATCGAGGGCAGTGAGGACATTTTCACGATCCGCTGCTGGTAAGGAATGGAGCCGTCATTGAGAAAATACATCGACAAGCCCGTCAGCGCTTCAAACTCGATATTGGCCGTATTGCCGCCAAATTCGGGTGACAGCATATAGCCGGACGGCGTATTTTGCTGCTCCTGATGGATAAATTTCAAAGGGTCTTCACTGAAAGTGTAGGTAGGAAGACGCGTCGGGTCAAAGAAGGCTTCGTCCATCATATACAAAATATTGGGGGACTCGGCTGGCGCTGCGGCAGTGCTGTTGCCCTGAAGCGCGCTGTATTTTTCTGCGATTTTAGTTATGGCTTCCTTGCTGTAATTATCCGGTTTCTCCATCAGATTCTGTTTCAGATTGCCTGTAAAAGCGAATAAAAATCCGTTCTGTGTATAATTCACTTTCTGGTTCCAGTAAATATTCTGATAGTGAATGGAGGTTGCAAGCGTGGACTGGCCGTCGACCAATAGGATAAACCCGGCAATCATGATTGCCGAAATAATCGTAAATCCTGCCCGCAGCGGCAGTCCGATTCTGATCTTGGGAAGCTTGCGCAGCAGATAGATCAGACCCGCAATGAGAACCACAGCCAGCACAAGCGTGAGCGGCGAAATCATGCCTTTGGTAATCTTGCTCATCTCCTGAGCATTTTTGACCAGCATAAGGTCCCACGGAAACAGCGGTTCCCCTGTCGTTGTAAGCTTTTTATAATTAGCAATGCCCAGAATGACACAAGCGATAAAGGCAATTAAAGGACCTGCGTACAAATTCGGAATAACCGCCGCAAAAGCGAGCAGCACGAAGAAAAAGAACAGACTGCCGGCAGCATACAGCCAGTAGTAGTTCGATATCCAAGCGAAAACGCTTCCGACATCCATGCTGAACGAAGCAGCCTGCATAATGAAATTCAATATAAATCCGCCGATCAAAAAAGACAGCAGCATGATTCCCAGCCGTTTGCCGGGCAAATAATGACGCATCCTTACCCTCTCCTCAGCTCATTTAAACAAACAGTATACGCCCATTTCCTTAAAAAGAACTTAAAATTAACAAAAAAACCACACTCGGATAATACTACCCGAATATGGCTATGAAATAAACCATCAAGTCCGATCACGCGCCGAATTTTTATTGCCACTTGCCTATAAGGTCATTGATTTTCTGAACGATTGCCGATTCCTTTATAGTTAGAAGCCGGCCGCCGCCGACTACGATTTTGCCGTCAACCACCACATCCCTGATCGCAGTCGGCTGCATGGAATACACGACATTGGCGAACAGCTCGGCAGCGGGTGACAGAGATAGATCATACAGGTCCACAGAGACAAAATCCGCGTAATTTCCCGGCCGGATGTCCCCTGTGGGAAGCCGCAGCAGCTCACCGCCGGCTTGGGTGCCCATATGAAAGACCTGCCCGGCGTTAATGCAGGTGCCGTCCAATCTGGTTACTTTCTGGAGCAAGGAGCACATTCTCATCTCTTCCAAAACGCTGATCCGGTTGTTGCTGCAGGCGCCGTCCGTACCCAGCGATACCCGTACACCCTCCGCGAGCAGGCCGGGAATATTCGTAACACCATCCGATAGGAACATATTGCTGGAAGGACAGTAAGCCAGCCCCGCGCGCTTCTCTCCCAGCAGGCGGATTTCCGAATCCTCCAGCCACACTAGATGGACAGCGATCATCCGCTCATCCAAGATGCCGAGCTTATTCAGATAATGGACCGGCCGCAGCCCGTATTTGGCAAGCGTCTCCTCTACCTCAAACGGTTCCTCCGCAACATGGATATGAAAAGGTGTATCCAGCTCTACAGCCAGCTTGTAACCGGCCCGGATCATCTCCGGCGAAGCGGCGTGAGGGCTGTGCGGCGCAGGGTGGACGGCCACCATGGGATTCCCCTGATATTTTACAGCTAACTCCCGGGTACGCTTAACCGCATCCGGCACCGTTTCCCGGTAGCTTGCCGGAGCTCCGGCCCAATCATACATCGTCCGCGCCAGCACAAGCCGAATCCCGAGGTCCTTGGCCGCCTTGATCACGGCTTCGTCCATGGCCGTTCCCCCGTCATGCACATAAAAGAAATCGCTGACCGTCGTGACGCCGTACTTGAGCATTTCGCCAAAGGCAAACAGAGCGCCGATATAGATCGCTTCCTCATCCAAGAGCGGCGTATATTTATACAGCGCTTGATCTCTCCACTCCAAAAAAGGCCGGTCCGCCGCGATTCCCCGCAGCAGGCTTTGGAAGGAGTGATTATGCGCATTAACCGTACCCGGAAGTATGGCTTTTCCTGTCCAGTCAACAGGCAGCGCATGGTTATATTTACGCTCTAGCAGGGACTGTTCACCTGTCTCGATGATCCTGCCTTCTTCGGTGTAAATCGCCCAATTCTGCCGGAACTGGCCGTCTGCATAGACTAGGTCCGCTTTGAACAGCTGCTTCAAAGTTGTCTTCCTCCCGTATCCAGGCCGGCATCCAAATCCAGCAGCGTGTGCAGCAGCACATTAGCCGCCTGCTCAATGTCGGAGATGCGGCTTTCTTCTTCCGGGCAATGGCTTTTGCCGCCTACGCTGGGGACGAATATCATTCCGCTTCGGGTAATGGAAGCAAGATGGGCCGCGTCATGACCGGCCATGCTTCCAAGGCGCTGATAGGGAATATGCAGCAGCCCTGCCTGCCTTTCAATAGCTTCGATTATTGTCCGGTCCATGGGAGAGGGGGCCTGATCCAGGATAACCTTTCGGGTCACTACAGACGGACGCCGTCTCGCCAATAATTCGAGCCGAAGATTCCATTCCGTCAAGACCTGCCCGATCTGCTCTTTGGACTCCCCGCGGAACTCTACGAGAAATACCGCTTCCGCCGGAATAATATTAGGGGCGTTCGGAATGATTTTAAGCTGCCCGACTGTCCCGACCACCTCGCGATCGGGAAATGCCCGGCAGATGCTCTCGGCGGCGAGAATCATTTCAGCGGCTGCGGTCAGGGCATCGTTGCGGTCTTCCATAAGCGTGGTTCCTGCATGGTTGGCTTCTCCCCGAACCGTGACCTCCTCACGGTAGATGCCGGTTATTGACGTAACTGCGCCGATCGGAATGTTCCGGCTAATCAGGCGTCTTCCCTGTTCGATATGCACTTCGACGAAGGCACTTAAGGCTTCCTTAGAAAGCGCCGCCTGTTCAAAGCATTCCGGGCTTCCCCCTGCCTCTTCCAAAGCTTCCGTGAGCAGCTTGCCTTCGGGGTTCTTCACCCGGATGATCTGCTCCCGTGTGAGCTTGCCCGCAGCAGCCCGGCTGCCGAAGGTGGACAGTCCGAACGGATTCGGTTCCTCCGCGCTGAACGAGACCAGTTCAAAGGGGTGACGGGTAGCTATCCCCGCATCATCCAACGTTCTTAATACTTCAAGCGCCATTAACACCCCGAGCGCTCCGTCATATTTGCCTCCATTCGGAACCGTATCCATATGCGAGCCGCAGACGATTGGCGGCAGCAGTTCCAGATTCTCTCCGGCTCTTCTTCCCCAGATATTCGCCGCCGCATCAATCCTTACGCTAAATCCTTCGCTTGTAAGAGCCGCCTTTAGCCACTCCCTTGCCTCCAGTTCGGCGGGAGTAAAGGCGGTCCGGTCCAGCCCTCCATGCTCATTCAGTCCGAAGACAGCCAGTTCTTGAATGCTTCGTTCAAGTCTGTCCGGGTTAATACGCAGGCTGTTGTCGATCAACGAGGACCCCTCCTTTTACAACCACCTGCCCTTTCTTAATGACCGTGTGCACCAGGTTCATCCCGTAATAATATTGAAGCTGGCGGTAATTATCGGCATCGAACAAGACCAGATCTCCCTGCTTGCCGATTTCTATACTCCCCATTACTTTCTCTCTGCCAATCGCATAAGCCGCGTTAATCGTACTTGCCGTCAATACTTCAGCCGGGGTCATCTTCATCGTGAGACAAGCGGCATTCATAATAAAGGGCATGGAAACGGTGGGCGATGAACCCGGGTTGCAGTCAGTGGATAAAGCGACAGCTACCCCCGCTGCAATCATTTTCCGGGCGGCGGCTGCCTGCTCCATCAGAAACAAGGCTGTTCCGGGAAGCAGTACCGCAATCGTGTCGCTCTTCGCCAGCGCTTGAATTCCTTCCTCCGATGCCTTCAGCAAATGCTCGGCCGAAACGGCCCCCAACCTCGCGGCCAGCTCCGCGCCTCCGAAATTCTCCGCAATTTCATCGGCGTGTATTTTCAACTTGAAACCGAGTCTTCCTGCGGCCTCCAGAATCCTCCGGGACTCAGCGATGCTGAACACGCCTTGTTCACAGAACACATCGCAGAATTCGGCCAATTCCTGTTCGGCGAC includes these proteins:
- a CDS encoding NusG domain II-containing protein, with amino-acid sequence MKRGDLYIILLGLLIAGSIYGIKWLHMDHSAYKPGELMARITVNGKLYKNVALTKEVQIIDIQTEFGHNTLKAFDYGIQMTYSDAPKRIALDMGFISKPYQQIICIPTRVYVEVFNPHKQPSDDELDAVI
- the ahbB gene encoding siroheme decarboxylase subunit beta, producing the protein MELDAKDRKLLNRVQIELPLVRHPWKTIAEELGLQQEDVLLRLERLKKEGFIRRIGGVFNPAGLGFRGCLYAMTVREELFYQTAAVVNSFKGVTHNYRRRSRLNMWFTLTSRTEEERGAILEAISEAAGGPRLYEFPSEQIFKLKVFLNMEEKAAVSTIAPGPNLNGGTTFKQEHCKIEIMDVQLIRELQGDLPLSPEPYTEIAYKTGCSLEELFLRLQTLQAGGALRRIGAVLKHREAGFSANGLFVSVLPEEQIPGAGKRLAGYAEVSHCYKRREHHDWPYNLYAMIHGSDEASVRKVAEHFVQQEGIKDYDILFSTEELKKTSFSI
- a CDS encoding radical SAM/SPASM domain-containing protein, whose translation is MLVSWNVTKKCNLYCEHCYRDSGPESPVEDQLTTEEGTRLIDQIKQAGFRLLIFSGGEPLIREDLCELIAYASSIGLRPALGSNGTLLTAAKAAELKEAGLGGIAISIDSATPEYHNRFRNAPEGWQQALEGIRYAREAGLRVQINMTLTEGNMDDFEQVAQLAEELKVSSLHPFFLVPTGRAVNIEEDGLKRERYYSVLRSVLSKQKSTSLEIKPTCAPQFMPLAKSMGLEMRYTRGCLAGVAYCSVLPNGEVHICPYLPVKVGNVREQPFDEIWRDNPVFRDLRNFEKYEGECGSCPDVGICGGCRARSYYYSGGNFMAEEPWCYKRSAVL
- a CDS encoding radical SAM/SPASM domain-containing protein codes for the protein MINVTKLLTGMKGEGDDLRYTVKPGHKPHGVSAGRGPVVVWNSTRACNLTCKHCYANACPAHDPDEMSTEEAKAFIDDLAAFQVPVLLFSGGEPLIRKDIFELISYASSKGLRPVISTNGTLITNDKAKLLKEAGIKYVGVSLDGLEERHDEFRGRKGSFEQALQGIRNCLSIGQKVGVRFTISRHTYEDLDGVLDLIERENIPRACFYHLVYSGRGSALQQEDVTHEQSRHALERIMAKTIDLHGKGKQVELLTVDNHADGVYLYQWMKEHDPERADELLGLLRRNGGNRSGIAIGCVDWHGNVYPDQFTRDIEIGNIRKQKFSEIWRDAAHPLMAGLRDRKPLLKGRCSECKWLDVCNGNFRARASVSGDFWAEDPSCYLSDREIGIV
- a CDS encoding LTA synthase family protein codes for the protein MRHYLPGKRLGIMLLSFLIGGFILNFIMQAASFSMDVGSVFAWISNYYWLYAAGSLFFFFVLLAFAAVIPNLYAGPLIAFIACVILGIANYKKLTTTGEPLFPWDLMLVKNAQEMSKITKGMISPLTLVLAVVLIAGLIYLLRKLPKIRIGLPLRAGFTIISAIMIAGFILLVDGQSTLATSIHYQNIYWNQKVNYTQNGFLFAFTGNLKQNLMEKPDNYSKEAITKIAEKYSALQGNSTAAAPAESPNILYMMDEAFFDPTRLPTYTFSEDPLKFIHQEQQNTPSGYMLSPEFGGNTANIEFEALTGLSMYFLNDGSIPYQQRIVKMSSLPSIVSILKDRGYRALALHPFDETFYNRNKVYPVLGFDRFTSQDQMANAERITPDGYISDMAAVKEAVRELDSSDQPTFLHLVTMQNHFPFVKGNNGPNTITVSGVKPERKDELETYVQDAKLTDEALAYLAKELKSLKRPTVAVFWGDHLPALSGDIYTQAGWDTNPRLKHETKLLYMANFDIGKQPLGTLSPAFLGPTVFELTGQKMPAYYKLLDKVKSELPGLSKSVLIGPSGVVTGLNAEQQELLDDYRLVEYDMLEGDNYSQDLLF
- a CDS encoding amidohydrolase family protein; the protein is MKQLFKADLVYADGQFRQNWAIYTEEGRIIETGEQSLLERKYNHALPVDWTGKAILPGTVNAHNHSFQSLLRGIAADRPFLEWRDQALYKYTPLLDEEAIYIGALFAFGEMLKYGVTTVSDFFYVHDGGTAMDEAVIKAAKDLGIRLVLARTMYDWAGAPASYRETVPDAVKRTRELAVKYQGNPMVAVHPAPHSPHAASPEMIRAGYKLAVELDTPFHIHVAEEPFEVEETLAKYGLRPVHYLNKLGILDERMIAVHLVWLEDSEIRLLGEKRAGLAYCPSSNMFLSDGVTNIPGLLAEGVRVSLGTDGACSNNRISVLEEMRMCSLLQKVTRLDGTCINAGQVFHMGTQAGGELLRLPTGDIRPGNYADFVSVDLYDLSLSPAAELFANVVYSMQPTAIRDVVVDGKIVVGGGRLLTIKESAIVQKINDLIGKWQ
- a CDS encoding Zn-dependent hydrolase, giving the protein MIDNSLRINPDRLERSIQELAVFGLNEHGGLDRTAFTPAELEAREWLKAALTSEGFSVRIDAAANIWGRRAGENLELLPPIVCGSHMDTVPNGGKYDGALGVLMALEVLRTLDDAGIATRHPFELVSFSAEEPNPFGLSTFGSRAAAGKLTREQIIRVKNPEGKLLTEALEEAGGSPECFEQAALSKEALSAFVEVHIEQGRRLISRNIPIGAVTSITGIYREEVTVRGEANHAGTTLMEDRNDALTAAAEMILAAESICRAFPDREVVGTVGQLKIIPNAPNIIPAEAVFLVEFRGESKEQIGQVLTEWNLRLELLARRRPSVVTRKVILDQAPSPMDRTIIEAIERQAGLLHIPYQRLGSMAGHDAAHLASITRSGMIFVPSVGGKSHCPEEESRISDIEQAANVLLHTLLDLDAGLDTGGRQL
- the hutI gene encoding imidazolonepropionase; this encodes MGKLTYVKSASQLICMDGGLGPRTGRGMSMLGITANGSVVIEDGIIVFSGSDTLAEHYLSTRQDDVEIIDARGKVVTPGLIDPHTHIVFAGSRENELELRLQGAKYIDILKRGGGILNTARSTREASEEELVRQSKVRLDRFLLHGVTTIEAKSGYGLTVTDELKQLRAARALNDSHPIDVVSTFMGAHAVPEEYNNNPEGYVDLVINEMLPAVAEQELAEFCDVFCEQGVFSIAESRRILEAAGRLGFKLKIHADEIAENFGGAELAARLGAVSAEHLLKASEEGIQALAKSDTIAVLLPGTALFLMEQAAAARKMIAAGVAVALSTDCNPGSSPTVSMPFIMNAACLTMKMTPAEVLTASTINAAYAIGREKVMGSIEIGKQGDLVLFDADNYRQLQYYYGMNLVHTVIKKGQVVVKGGVLVDRQQPAY